Within Pseudomonas sp. LBUM920, the genomic segment CGATGCCGGACTGGTTGGTGGCGATGGCCACTGTCCAGCCGGCTTTGCTCAACTGCGCGATGGCCTCGATCGAGCCGGGCAGTGGAATCCACTCCGCCACCGACTTGATGTAAGCGTCGGAGTCGTAATTGATCACTCCGTCTCGATCGAGAATCAGCAGTTTCAACATGATCAGCCCAGTACGGAAATGTCAGCGATGTTGATGAACAAACCACGCAGACGCGCCAGCATGGCGTAGCGGTTTTTCCGCACGCCGGCATCGTCGGCATTGATCATCACGGCTTCGAAAAACGCATCCACCGGCTCACGCAAGGTGGCCAGGCGCGCCAGTGCTTCGGCGTAGTTACGTTCAGCCAGCAGCGGCTTCACGGCGTTTTCGGCCTTGGCGATGGCCGAGTTCAACGAGAACTCCTTGGCATCGGCAAACAGGCCCGGGTCGACTTCGGTATTGCCGAGGTTGTCGGCCTTGCTCAGCAGGTTCGACACGCGCTTGTTCACGGCAGCCAGTGCATCGGCTTCCGGCAGCTTGCGGAAGGCCTGTACGGCCTGCACTCGCTGATCGAAGTCCAGCGCCGAGCCGGGTTGCAGGGCACGGACCGACAGGTACACCGAAACATCCACGCCTTCGTCTTCGTAACGCGCACGCAGGCGGTCGAACACGAACTCCAGCACTTGCTCGGCCAAACCGGCTTGCTTGACCTTGCCACCGAACTGGCCGACCGCAAACACCACGGCCTGGGTCAGGTCGAGGTCGAGCTTTTTGTCGATCAGGATACGCAGCACGCCCAAGGCAGCACGGCGCAGGGCGTACGGGTCTTTGCTGCCGGTGGGCAACATGCCGATACCGAAGATACCGACGAGAGTGTCCAGCTTGTCGGCGATGGCCACGGCCGCACCGGTCAAGGTGGTTGGCAGCTCAGCACCGGCACCGCGCGGCATGTACTGCTCGTTCAGCGCCAGGGCTACATCGTCCGGCTCGCCGTCGTTGAGGGCGTAGTAGTAACCGGCAACGCCTTGCATCTCCGGGAACTCGCCGACCATTTCGGTGGCCAGGTCACACTTGGACAGCAAGCCAGCGCGGGCAGCCCAGGCAGCGTCACCGCCAATGCGCGGCGCAATGTAGGCCGCCAGCTTGGAAACGCGCACGGCTTTGTCGTAGACGCTGCCGAGTTTTTCCTGGAACACCACGTTTTGCAGGCGCAGGTTGAAGTCTTCGAGCTTCTGCTTCTTGTCTTGCTTGAAGAAGAACTCGGCGTCGGTCAGACGCGGGCGAACGACTTTTTCGTTACCGGCGATGATCTGCTGCGGGTCCTTGCTTTCGATGTTGGCCACGGTGATGAAGCGCGGCAGCAACTTGCCGTCCACGTCCAGCAGGCAGAAATACTTCTGGTTGTCCTGCATGGTGGTGATCAGCGCTTCTTGCGGCACGTCGAGGAAACGCTCTTCGAACGAGCACACCAGCGGCACTGGCCACTCAACCAAAGCGGTCACTTCATCGAGCAGGCTTGGCGGCACGATGGCGGTGCCTTCCTGCAGGCGGGCCAGCTCTTCGGTGCGCTTGCTGATCAGCTCGCGACGCTCATTGGCATCGGCCAGCACGTAGGCGGCGCGCAGGTCGGCGGCATAGTTGGCGGGCGACGTGATGCGCACGGCTTCTGGGTGGTGGAAGCGATGGCCACGCGAGTCACGGCCCGCCTGCTGAGCGAGGATCGTGCAGTCGATGACCTGATCACCGAGCAGCATCACCAGCCACTGGGTTGGGCGCACGAATTCTTCTTTGCGAGCACCCCAGCGCATGCGCTTGGGGATCGGCAGGTCGTTGAGGGAATCTTCAACGATGGTCGGCAACAGGCTCGCCGTCGGCTTGCCGGTGATGACCTGGCTGAAACGCAGTTTCGGGCCGCTCTGGTCGATTTCGCTCAGCTCGACGCCGCACTTCTTGGCAAAGCCCAGGGCTGCTTGAGTCGGGTTGCCTTCTGCATCGAAAGCTGCCTGGCGCGGCGGGCCGTCGAGGTTGATGCTGCGGTCCGGCTGCTGGGTTTCCAGCGCGGTCAGCAACACAGCCAGACGACGTGGCGCGGCGTAGACTTTTTTCGCCGCGAATTTCAGGCCAGCGCTGTGCAGGCCTTTTTCAATACCGGCCAGGAACGCGTCGGCCAGGGTGTTGAGTGCCTTGGGTGGCAGCTCTTCGGTGCCCAGTTCAACCAAAAAATCTTGAGCACTCATTGTGCAGCCTCCAGCTTAGCCAACACTTCATCACGCAGGTCCGGGGTTGCCATCGGGAAGCCCAGCTTGGCGCGCGCCAGCAGGTAGGCTTGGGCGACGGAACGCGCCAGGGTGCGCACACGCAGGATGTATTGCTGGCGCGCGGTGACCGAGATGGCACGGCGGGCATCCAGCAGGTTGAAGGTATGGGAGGCCTTCAACACCATTTCATAGCTTGGCAACGGCAGCGGCTGGTCGAGTTCGATCAGGCGCT encodes:
- the glyS gene encoding glycine--tRNA ligase subunit beta; translated protein: MSAQDFLVELGTEELPPKALNTLADAFLAGIEKGLHSAGLKFAAKKVYAAPRRLAVLLTALETQQPDRSINLDGPPRQAAFDAEGNPTQAALGFAKKCGVELSEIDQSGPKLRFSQVITGKPTASLLPTIVEDSLNDLPIPKRMRWGARKEEFVRPTQWLVMLLGDQVIDCTILAQQAGRDSRGHRFHHPEAVRITSPANYAADLRAAYVLADANERRELISKRTEELARLQEGTAIVPPSLLDEVTALVEWPVPLVCSFEERFLDVPQEALITTMQDNQKYFCLLDVDGKLLPRFITVANIESKDPQQIIAGNEKVVRPRLTDAEFFFKQDKKQKLEDFNLRLQNVVFQEKLGSVYDKAVRVSKLAAYIAPRIGGDAAWAARAGLLSKCDLATEMVGEFPEMQGVAGYYYALNDGEPDDVALALNEQYMPRGAGAELPTTLTGAAVAIADKLDTLVGIFGIGMLPTGSKDPYALRRAALGVLRILIDKKLDLDLTQAVVFAVGQFGGKVKQAGLAEQVLEFVFDRLRARYEDEGVDVSVYLSVRALQPGSALDFDQRVQAVQAFRKLPEADALAAVNKRVSNLLSKADNLGNTEVDPGLFADAKEFSLNSAIAKAENAVKPLLAERNYAEALARLATLREPVDAFFEAVMINADDAGVRKNRYAMLARLRGLFINIADISVLG